The following are from one region of the Planktothrix sp. FACHB-1365 genome:
- a CDS encoding type II toxin-antitoxin system VapC family toxin translates to MESMIAIDTNIIVRFITRDDEVQYQQSLELFKNKNIFIPDTVILETEWVLRFAYKFKPLEICQAFRKVLGLPNVYLTNEKLILQIIEWHENGVDFADAFH, encoded by the coding sequence ATGGAATCAATGATTGCTATTGATACTAATATTATTGTTAGATTTATTACTAGAGATGATGAAGTACAGTATCAACAAAGTTTAGAATTGTTCAAAAATAAAAATATTTTTATTCCTGATACTGTAATCTTAGAAACTGAATGGGTGTTGCGGTTTGCTTACAAGTTTAAACCTTTAGAAATTTGCCAAGCTTTTAGAAAGGTTTTGGGTTTACCGAATGTTTATTTAACAAATGAAAAGTTGATTTTACAAATTATCGAATGGCATGAAAATGGTGTAGATTTTGCCGATGCTTTTCATTAA
- a CDS encoding AbrB/MazE/SpoVT family DNA-binding domain-containing protein yields MEITKLSSQGQVTIPQILRDQYHWEVGQELIIINLGDGILLKPKKTFPETTLDEVAGCLKYQGKAKTIEEMDQAIAQGIEELWNQ; encoded by the coding sequence ATGGAAATTACCAAATTGTCAAGTCAAGGTCAAGTTACTATTCCTCAAATCTTAAGAGATCAGTATCATTGGGAAGTAGGTCAAGAATTAATCATAATTAATCTGGGTGATGGAATTTTATTAAAACCTAAAAAAACTTTCCCAGAAACAACATTAGATGAAGTTGCTGGGTGTTTGAAGTATCAAGGAAAAGCCAAAACAATTGAAGAAATGGATCAAGCAATTGCTCAGGGAATAGAAGAATTATGGAATCAATGA